One Salvelinus namaycush isolate Seneca unplaced genomic scaffold, SaNama_1.0 Scaffold4, whole genome shotgun sequence genomic region harbors:
- the LOC120041004 gene encoding uncharacterized protein LOC120041004 has product MFEFLLGGVEIDKDNNIILLDLEMASMRQGRAFLARINHNIPKTLSSMEQMVKDLEMASMRQGRAFLARINHNIPKTLSSMEQMVKDLEMASMRQGRAFLARINHNIPKTLSSMEQMVEDLEMASMRQGRAFLARINHKIPKTLSSMEQMVEDLEMASIRQGRAFLARINHNIPKTLSSMEQMVEDLEMASMRQGRAFLARINHNIPKTLSSMEQMVKDLEMASMRQGRAFLARINHNIPKTLSSIEQMVKDLEDQRGALPLAAPRFESLILGIVYSAHQAKLQEREEDQEKWGEVLKRLANVTVNELRRPEAITTFTEI; this is encoded by the exons ATGTTTGAG TTCTTGTTGGGTGGAGTAGAGATCGACAAAGACAACAACATCATCTTGCTGGACCTGGAG ATGGCATCTATGAGGCAGGGACGGGCCTTCCTGGCTCGCATCAACCACAACATCCCCAAGACCCTCTCTTCCATGGAGCAGATGGTGAAGGACCTGGAGATGGCATCTATGAGGCAGGGACGGGCCTTCCTGGCTCGCATCAACCACAACATCCCCAAGACCCTCTCTTCCATGGAGCAGATGGTGAAGGACCTGGAGATGGCATCTATGAGGCAGGGACGGGCCTTCCTGGCTCGCATCAACCACAACATCCCCAAGACCCTCTCTTCCATGGAGCAGATGGTGGAGGACCTGGAGATGGCATCTATGAGGCAGGGACGGGCCTTCCTGGCTCGCATCAACCACAAAATCCCCAAGACCCTCTCTTCCATGGAGCAGATGGTGGAGGACCTGGAGATGGCATCTATAAGGCAGGGACGGGCCTTCCTGGCTCGCATCAACCACAACATCCCCAAGACCCTCTCTTCCATGGAGCAGATGGTGGAGGACCTGGAGATGGCATCTATGAGGCAGGGACGGGCCTTCCTGGCTCGCATCAACCACAACATCCCCAAGACCCTCTCTTCCATGGAGCAGATGGTGAAGGACCTGGAGATGGCATCTATGAGGCAGGGACGGGCCTTCCTGGCTCGCATCAACCACAACATCCCCAAGACCCTCTCTTCCATTGAGCAGATGGTGAAGGACCTGGAGGACCAGAGAGGGGCTCTCCCTCTGGCTGCACCCCGCTTTGAGAGCCTCATCCTGGGCATAGTCTACTCTGCCCACCAGGCCAAGctccaggagagagaggaggaccaggAGAAATGGGGAGAGGTGCTGAAACGTTTAGCTAATGTTACAGTCAACGAACTGCGTAGACCGGAAGCCATCACAACATTTACTGAGATTTGA